A genomic region of Leptotrichia hofstadii contains the following coding sequences:
- the argB gene encoding acetylglutamate kinase, producing the protein MISNLDKAKILVKALPFIKKYHNKTIVIKYGGSAMVNPAAREQFIQDIVLMKYVGINPVIVHGGGPEINEMLQKIGKESKFIDGNRVTDEETVEIVEMVLSGKVNKGIVADINKYGGKAAGLSGKDGNMVFVEKKFAEVDGEKIDIGFVGEIKEINTEVIKLLEPNDVIPVISSIGVDKNGQTYNINADYVAGAIAGKLQADRLVFLTDVDGILLDYNNKQTLIDEIDVKKVNDLIEREIISGGMLPKVTTCLDAIENGVENVVILNGKLEHSLLLELFTEEGAGTLIKK; encoded by the coding sequence ATGATTTCAAATTTAGATAAAGCAAAAATTTTAGTAAAAGCGTTACCATTTATAAAAAAGTATCATAATAAAACGATTGTGATTAAATATGGTGGAAGTGCGATGGTCAATCCTGCTGCACGGGAGCAGTTTATTCAAGATATAGTTCTTATGAAATATGTTGGGATAAATCCTGTGATTGTGCATGGTGGCGGACCTGAGATTAATGAAATGCTTCAAAAAATTGGAAAAGAGAGCAAATTTATTGATGGAAATCGTGTAACTGATGAGGAAACTGTGGAGATTGTGGAAATGGTGCTTTCTGGGAAAGTAAATAAAGGAATTGTTGCGGATATTAATAAATATGGCGGAAAAGCTGCTGGACTTAGTGGAAAAGACGGGAATATGGTGTTTGTTGAGAAGAAGTTTGCTGAAGTTGATGGAGAGAAGATTGATATTGGGTTTGTTGGAGAAATTAAGGAAATTAATACGGAAGTAATAAAATTGCTGGAGCCAAATGATGTGATTCCTGTGATTTCGTCTATCGGAGTTGACAAGAATGGTCAGACATACAATATTAATGCCGATTATGTGGCAGGCGCGATTGCTGGGAAATTACAGGCAGATAGATTGGTATTTTTGACAGATGTTGATGGAATTTTACTTGATTATAATAATAAGCAGACGCTTATTGATGAAATTGATGTGAAAAAAGTGAACGATTTAATTGAACGAGAAATTATTAGTGGTGGAATGCTGCCAAAAGTTACGACTTGCCTAGATGCGATTGAAAATGGTGTGGAAAATGTAGTTATTTTAAATGGGAAGCTGGAACATTCATTATTATTGGAGCTGTTTACAGAGGAGGGAGCTGGAACTTTAATAAAAAAATAA
- the argJ gene encoding bifunctional glutamate N-acetyltransferase/amino-acid acetyltransferase ArgJ, whose product MKIIKDGTITNVKGIKAAGISAQLKKSGKKDLALIYSGKKAVSAAVFTKNLVKAAPIILNMENIKNGNTQAIIVNSGNANSCTGETGLENAKKMTEFAANELGLKKEEILVQSTGIIGVQLDMKKIETGISKICKEISKDGGNDAAAAIMTTDTFTKQICAEIEIDGKTVTVAGMAKGSGMIHPNMATMLAFTVTDVNIEKSLLQKIFSEITDSTFNMISVDGDTSTNDMACVIANGASENKKIVDENSEGYSKFKEALYFVNQELAKLIAKDGEGATKLIEVTVTGAKSKKDAQKVAKSVITSSLFKAAVFGEDPNWGRILCAVGYSEAELIVDKINIFLGNDTNALQKGVQVAKNGMGIEFDNEKAVKILKNEKVEILIELNDGEFSSTAWGCDLSYDYVKINAEYHT is encoded by the coding sequence ATGAAAATAATAAAAGATGGGACAATTACTAATGTTAAAGGGATAAAGGCGGCAGGAATATCGGCACAGTTGAAAAAAAGCGGGAAAAAAGACCTGGCATTGATTTATAGCGGGAAAAAGGCAGTTTCGGCTGCAGTGTTTACAAAAAATCTTGTAAAAGCGGCTCCGATTATTTTAAATATGGAAAATATAAAAAATGGAAATACACAGGCGATTATTGTAAATAGCGGGAATGCTAACTCGTGTACTGGAGAAACTGGACTTGAAAATGCTAAAAAAATGACGGAATTTGCAGCAAATGAGCTGGGACTCAAAAAAGAGGAGATTTTAGTGCAGTCTACTGGAATTATTGGAGTTCAGCTGGATATGAAAAAGATAGAAACTGGAATTAGTAAAATTTGTAAAGAAATATCGAAAGATGGAGGAAATGACGCAGCGGCAGCGATTATGACAACAGATACTTTTACAAAACAAATTTGTGCAGAAATTGAAATAGATGGAAAAACAGTAACAGTTGCGGGAATGGCAAAAGGTTCTGGGATGATACATCCAAATATGGCTACAATGCTGGCTTTTACAGTAACAGATGTAAATATTGAAAAATCGTTGCTGCAAAAAATATTTTCCGAAATCACAGACAGCACATTTAATATGATTTCAGTTGACGGAGATACAAGTACAAATGATATGGCTTGTGTTATTGCTAATGGGGCTTCTGAAAATAAAAAAATTGTAGATGAAAATTCTGAAGGATACAGCAAATTTAAAGAGGCGCTTTATTTTGTGAATCAGGAGCTGGCAAAGCTGATTGCAAAAGACGGGGAAGGGGCGACAAAATTAATTGAAGTTACTGTAACTGGGGCAAAAAGTAAAAAAGACGCACAAAAAGTTGCAAAATCAGTAATAACTTCAAGCCTTTTCAAAGCGGCTGTATTTGGGGAAGATCCAAACTGGGGAAGAATCCTTTGTGCTGTAGGTTATTCTGAAGCAGAACTTATTGTTGATAAAATAAATATTTTTCTCGGAAATGATACTAATGCTTTACAAAAAGGAGTCCAAGTTGCAAAAAATGGCATGGGAATAGAATTTGACAACGAAAAGGCTGTTAAAATTTTGAAAAATGAGAAAGTTGAAATTTTGATTGAACTGAATGATGGAGAGTTTTCTTCGACTGCGTGGGGATGTGACTTGAGTTATGATTATGTGAAAATAAATGCGGAGTACCATACTTAA
- the argF gene encoding ornithine carbamoyltransferase: protein MLKGRSFLKLLDFTTEELQYLLNLAKKLKEDKKNKTEEKKLTGKNIALIFEKTSTRTRCAFEVAAYDQGANVTYIGPSTSQMNDKESIEDTAKVLGRFYDGIEYRGYGQNLVEALAKHSGVPVWNGLTTEFHPTQVLADFLTILEKKGTLKGIKFAYLGDGKNNMASSLMIGAAKFGMDFTIAAPKEYFPDKELAEAALKLAEENGGRVSFTDDRIGGVKDADVIYTDVWVSMGESYDVWDERINRLSYYQVNSELVKHAKEDYLFMHCLPAFHDLNTKVAQEIEKKYGIKEMEVTDEVFRSKNSVVFDEAENRMHTIKAVMVATLGEE, encoded by the coding sequence ATGTTAAAAGGACGTTCGTTTTTAAAATTATTAGACTTTACAACAGAAGAATTACAATATTTATTGAATTTAGCAAAAAAATTGAAGGAAGATAAGAAAAATAAGACTGAAGAGAAAAAGTTGACTGGTAAAAATATTGCATTGATTTTTGAAAAGACTTCGACACGGACTAGATGTGCTTTTGAGGTTGCGGCTTATGATCAGGGGGCGAATGTTACTTATATTGGGCCTTCTACTTCTCAGATGAATGATAAGGAGTCGATTGAGGATACTGCAAAAGTTTTGGGAAGATTTTATGATGGAATTGAGTATCGTGGATATGGACAGAATTTGGTAGAAGCATTGGCCAAACATTCTGGAGTACCTGTATGGAACGGGCTTACGACCGAGTTTCATCCGACACAGGTTTTAGCGGATTTTTTGACTATTTTAGAGAAAAAGGGAACTTTGAAGGGAATTAAGTTTGCGTATCTTGGAGATGGAAAAAATAATATGGCAAGTTCACTTATGATTGGCGCGGCAAAATTTGGGATGGATTTTACAATTGCTGCTCCGAAAGAATATTTTCCAGATAAGGAACTGGCTGAAGCTGCCTTGAAACTGGCTGAAGAAAATGGAGGGCGTGTTTCATTTACCGATGACCGAATTGGTGGAGTTAAGGATGCAGATGTGATTTATACGGATGTCTGGGTGTCTATGGGAGAATCTTACGATGTCTGGGATGAGAGAATAAATAGACTTTCATATTATCAGGTAAATAGCGAGCTTGTAAAACACGCAAAGGAGGACTATTTGTTTATGCATTGCCTTCCTGCATTTCATGACTTGAATACAAAAGTTGCACAGGAAATTGAAAAGAAGTACGGAATTAAGGAAATGGAAGTTACTGATGAAGTGTTCAGAAGTAAAAATTCGGTTGTATTTGATGAGGCTGAAAATAGAATGCATACGATTAAGGCGGTTATGGTGGCAACTTTGGGAGAAGAATAA
- a CDS encoding aspartate aminotransferase family protein, whose amino-acid sequence MLLNVYNRYNKIFEKGKGTYIYDNEGNEYLDFVSGISVNCLGHASPVIINALTEQSKKLIHISNLYYSEPQLELAKKLTQNSAMEKVFFTNSGTEAIELAIKIARKYGNNLSYDENGNKIIDKTEIIYMKNSFHGRSTGALAVTGQPKYQKPFEPLISNVAQCNFNDVKDLKAKVSEKTAAIILEPIQGESGLESATPQFMQAIKELSEKYNALVIFDEIQCGMGRTGKLFAYENFEIIPDIVTVAKSLGGGVPIGASLTKGKANDVLEPGDHGSTYGGNPLVCAVANAVLHELIDNKLVEKDVVEKGKYSLKKLEELKGKYNFIEEIRGKGLLLGIKFDESRVLGKDVVLKALESGLLLVGAGNNVVRFFPPFNVRKEEIDEAILILDKVLKTI is encoded by the coding sequence ATGTTATTAAATGTGTATAATCGTTATAATAAAATATTTGAAAAAGGAAAAGGAACATATATTTACGACAATGAAGGGAATGAATATTTAGATTTTGTATCGGGAATATCGGTAAACTGTCTGGGGCATGCAAGTCCAGTAATTATAAATGCTTTGACTGAACAAAGTAAAAAATTGATACATATTTCAAATCTTTATTACAGCGAGCCTCAATTAGAGCTGGCAAAAAAACTTACACAAAACAGTGCGATGGAGAAAGTATTTTTTACTAACAGCGGAACAGAAGCAATTGAACTGGCAATAAAAATTGCTCGCAAATACGGTAATAATTTATCGTATGATGAAAATGGAAATAAAATTATTGACAAAACTGAAATAATTTATATGAAAAATTCATTTCATGGACGTTCAACAGGGGCATTGGCAGTAACAGGACAGCCTAAATATCAGAAACCTTTTGAGCCTTTGATTTCCAATGTTGCACAATGTAATTTTAATGATGTGAAAGATTTGAAGGCAAAAGTGAGCGAGAAAACAGCAGCCATAATTTTGGAGCCGATTCAAGGGGAAAGTGGGCTGGAAAGTGCAACGCCTCAATTTATGCAGGCAATAAAGGAACTGAGTGAAAAATATAACGCACTTGTAATTTTTGATGAAATTCAATGCGGAATGGGAAGAACTGGAAAATTGTTTGCTTATGAAAATTTTGAGATTATTCCAGATATTGTCACTGTGGCAAAGTCGCTTGGTGGCGGTGTTCCAATTGGAGCATCTCTTACAAAGGGTAAGGCAAACGATGTTTTAGAGCCTGGAGATCATGGTTCAACTTATGGAGGGAATCCGCTAGTCTGTGCTGTTGCAAATGCTGTTTTGCATGAATTGATTGACAATAAACTGGTTGAAAAGGATGTTGTGGAAAAAGGGAAGTATTCTCTTAAAAAATTGGAAGAATTGAAGGGGAAATATAATTTTATTGAGGAAATTCGTGGGAAAGGTCTGCTTTTGGGAATAAAATTTGACGAAAGCAGAGTCTTGGGAAAAGATGTTGTTTTAAAAGCATTGGAAAGTGGTCTGCTGTTAGTTGGAGCTGGAAATAACGTTGTGAGATTTTTTCCGCCATTTAATGTGAGAAAGGAAGAAATTGATGAGGCAATTTTAATTTTGGACAAAGTTTTAAAAACAATTTAA